The DNA segment CCGATGGGATTGTTCGTGTAGGCTCGCTAAACCGTCTGCTTCAAAAGCTCTAAAAGTGTTGCGTACTGTTTGGGTGGCGATTCTCAGGGACCTGGCAATTTGGGAGACCACCTGACCCTCATGGCTGGCCAGCAGAATCTGGCTGCGCCGCACCGTGAAGGCGTCTTTGGATTTGAGCTGATCTTGGATGTGCTGGACTTCTGTTTCGCTGAGGGGTCGGACTTTGACTTTGCTGCCCATAGCTCACTGTGACAGATGACGGACATCTTCACAATCTCACTTGTGATCCTGCACTAGATGATTTTTACCGTGTGGCACATCACGCTCTCGGCTCTCGGCCTCTCGGCAAATGGGCGAGGTTTGCCAAGCCCTCACACAGCCTTCTGCTGGCCGCAGGCCCAATCCCGAGTTCTCACATCGGAATACGGTTACCAATGTCCCTGCCTCAAACCCCTAAACTGAAACCATGAGCATCCGAAGCTGGGAAGAGGTCCGGCAGGACTTTCCAATTCTGCAACGCACTGTGAACGGCAAAAGGCTGGTGTATCTGGACTCCACCGCCACCGCCCAGAAACCCCGACAGGTCATCGAAGCCCTGTCCCATTTTTACGAGCACACCAACGCCAACATCCACCGGGGATCGTATTCCCTGTCCATGGAATCCACCCACCTCTATGAAGAGGCCCGTGCCAGAGTGGCAAGCCTGATCCATGCCCCTGAGAATGGGGTGGTTTTCACCCGCAACACCACCGAAGCCATCAATCTGGTTGCCCGAACCTGGGCTCTGGACCACCTGAAACAAGGGGACCAGATTCTGGTCACCGAAATGGAGCACCACTCCAATCTGGTGCCGTGGCACATCGCTGCCAGAGCCACAGGTGCATCTGTGGTGGGGGTGGGCATCACCCCAGAGGGCAGGTTGGACCTGCAGGATTACCAGCAGAAACTGGCTTCTGGAAACGTGAAACTGGTCGCGGTGACCCACATTTCCAATGCCCTTGGGACCATCAACCCCATTCAGGACCTGACCTGCATGGCCCATCAGGTGGGGGCAGTGGTTCTGGTGGATGGTGCCCAGAGCGTTCCCCACCTGCCTGTGGATGTGCAGGCTCTGGATGTGGACTTTTATGCCTTCAGTGGGCATAAAATGTGCGGTCCCACCGGGGCCAGTGCCCTGTATGCCCGTCCAGAGTTGCTGGAGTCCATGTCGCCGTTTCTGGGTGGGGGAGACATGATTGATCAGGTGTACATTGACCACTCCACTTACGCAGACTTGCCCAACAAGTTTGAAGCAGGAACCCCTGCCATTGCGGAAGTGATTGCTCTGGGCGTGGCTGCCCAGTACCTGCAAGACCTCGGAATGGAACGGGTTTTCCAGCATGAGCAGGAATTGATTGGGTATGCCCTGGAACGCATTCAGGAGATTCCAGAGTTGATCCAGTACGGTCCCATCGGCCCGGACCGTGCAGGGGTCATCGGTTTCAACTTGCAGGGCATTCATTCCCACGATGTGGCAGGTTTCCTAGATGAACACGCCATTTGCGTCCGGAGCGGTCACCACTGCGCCCAACCCCTGATGCGGGCTCTGGGGGTGGGTTCCACAGCAAGGGCCAGTTTCTACCTGTACAATACCCGTCAGGACATCGACCTCTGGATTGAGGCCTTGAAG comes from the Deinococcus misasensis DSM 22328 genome and includes:
- a CDS encoding helix-turn-helix domain-containing protein, with translation MGSKVKVRPLSETEVQHIQDQLKSKDAFTVRRSQILLASHEGQVVSQIARSLRIATQTVRNTFRAFEADGLASLHEQSHR
- a CDS encoding cysteine desulfurase; its protein translation is MSIRSWEEVRQDFPILQRTVNGKRLVYLDSTATAQKPRQVIEALSHFYEHTNANIHRGSYSLSMESTHLYEEARARVASLIHAPENGVVFTRNTTEAINLVARTWALDHLKQGDQILVTEMEHHSNLVPWHIAARATGASVVGVGITPEGRLDLQDYQQKLASGNVKLVAVTHISNALGTINPIQDLTCMAHQVGAVVLVDGAQSVPHLPVDVQALDVDFYAFSGHKMCGPTGASALYARPELLESMSPFLGGGDMIDQVYIDHSTYADLPNKFEAGTPAIAEVIALGVAAQYLQDLGMERVFQHEQELIGYALERIQEIPELIQYGPIGPDRAGVIGFNLQGIHSHDVAGFLDEHAICVRSGHHCAQPLMRALGVGSTARASFYLYNTRQDIDLWIEALKDIVSFFKE